Proteins encoded in a region of the Altererythrobacter ishigakiensis genome:
- the recN gene encoding DNA repair protein RecN, giving the protein MLTRLWIRNIVLIEALDLDFGRGLGVLTGETGAGKSILLDALGLVLGDRADSGLVRAGTDKASATASFEFAKLPAAISETLDDADIDIEPGEPLIIRRQLKADGGSKAFINDQPVGVALLREIAGTLVELHGQHDDRGLVNPRGHRALLDRYAGADVEGLANAWREWRAAEERLEAARSEVEQAKLDQDLLIAHLAELTSLEPQAGEEVRLAEARATMQKGEKLSGELEELRHIWEGSESPLASLRVAARKLDRIGGEHPLLAEALAALDRAVIEAGEAEDKLAAAAEALVHDPAALDEAETRLFDLRALARKHRCEVDELPAKMREMRRALDAIEGGEAELDALEDAAHKAGEAYAKKAESVHKARLAAAKKLDKAVAAELAPLKLDAARFLTAVGKLPEEKWGAGGIDSVEFLIATNPGADFAPLNKIASGGELSRFILALKVALAEQGGAATVIFDEIDRGVGGAVASAIGERLARLADGGQLLAVTHSPQVAARGGTHYLIAKSSSGTVTKTSVALLDEAGRQEEIARMLSGAEVTPEARAQADRLLEGV; this is encoded by the coding sequence ATGCTAACCCGCCTTTGGATCAGGAATATCGTTCTTATTGAAGCGCTCGATCTGGATTTCGGGCGCGGGCTCGGCGTGCTCACAGGCGAGACCGGCGCGGGTAAATCGATCCTGCTTGATGCGTTGGGCCTGGTACTGGGGGATCGCGCAGATAGCGGCCTGGTGCGCGCAGGTACAGACAAAGCCAGCGCCACGGCCAGCTTTGAATTCGCCAAATTGCCCGCAGCGATCTCAGAAACGCTCGACGATGCCGATATAGATATCGAGCCGGGCGAACCGCTGATTATTCGGAGACAATTGAAAGCCGACGGCGGCTCGAAGGCCTTTATCAATGATCAGCCTGTCGGTGTAGCGCTGTTGCGCGAGATCGCAGGGACACTGGTGGAGCTGCACGGGCAGCATGATGATCGCGGGCTGGTTAATCCTCGCGGGCATAGGGCCCTGCTTGATCGCTATGCCGGAGCCGACGTGGAAGGGCTTGCAAATGCCTGGCGCGAATGGCGCGCGGCGGAAGAGAGACTGGAGGCTGCGCGCAGCGAAGTCGAGCAGGCGAAGTTGGATCAGGATTTGCTGATCGCGCATCTGGCCGAGCTGACATCGCTCGAGCCACAAGCGGGCGAAGAAGTGCGGCTGGCGGAGGCGCGGGCGACGATGCAGAAAGGCGAAAAGCTCTCCGGTGAATTGGAAGAGCTACGGCATATCTGGGAAGGTTCGGAATCGCCATTGGCATCGTTGCGCGTGGCGGCACGCAAGCTCGACCGGATTGGCGGAGAACACCCCTTGCTGGCCGAAGCCTTGGCCGCGCTTGATCGGGCGGTCATCGAAGCGGGCGAGGCTGAAGACAAACTGGCTGCGGCAGCTGAGGCACTGGTTCACGATCCGGCGGCGCTCGACGAAGCTGAAACGCGGCTGTTTGATCTGCGTGCGCTTGCCCGCAAGCACCGCTGCGAGGTCGATGAATTGCCTGCCAAGATGCGCGAGATGCGCCGGGCGCTTGATGCCATAGAAGGAGGTGAGGCAGAGCTGGATGCGCTGGAAGATGCCGCGCATAAAGCAGGTGAGGCCTACGCGAAGAAAGCTGAGAGCGTGCACAAGGCGCGACTGGCGGCGGCGAAGAAGCTCGACAAGGCGGTGGCGGCGGAGCTCGCACCCCTGAAGCTCGACGCCGCTCGCTTCCTAACGGCGGTGGGCAAATTGCCGGAAGAGAAATGGGGTGCGGGCGGGATCGACAGCGTCGAATTCCTGATCGCGACCAATCCGGGGGCGGACTTCGCGCCGTTGAACAAGATCGCGTCCGGTGGTGAGCTATCTCGCTTCATCCTGGCTTTGAAAGTTGCGCTGGCAGAGCAGGGCGGGGCCGCGACGGTAATCTTCGACGAGATCGATCGCGGAGTTGGCGGTGCGGTGGCCAGTGCGATTGGGGAGCGGCTGGCGCGGTTGGCGGACGGTGGGCAACTGCTTGCGGTAACGCACAGCCCGCAAGTCGCGGCGCGTGGGGGCACGCATTACCTGATCGCGAAGTCTTCCAGCGGCACAGTCACCAAGACGAGCGTTGCGTTGCTTGATGAGGCTGGTCGACAGGAAGAAATCGCGCGGATGCTCAGCGGGGCGGAAGTTACGCCCGAAGCGCGCGCGCAGGCGGATCGCTTGCTTGAGGGGGTTTAG
- a CDS encoding DUF2165 family protein: MVDRYLKAAVTACVGLMALLYVLHNIANYPQAFEFFVYTTSHVDQEAYPVTLLPVPPTALIIVGMILVFSLEFVAGLGGLFGAWKLWSLRGATPVEFEAGKKWAKIAMGSAVVVWWGLFQGVAIAGYQLWQMPLGQGPFDGSWVYGGMAMMVLIYLGQKEG, from the coding sequence ATGGTCGACCGCTATTTGAAAGCCGCTGTGACTGCTTGCGTAGGACTGATGGCGCTACTGTATGTGCTGCACAACATCGCGAACTATCCGCAAGCGTTCGAATTCTTTGTCTACACAACCAGCCACGTCGATCAGGAAGCATATCCGGTTACGTTGCTGCCGGTGCCACCGACGGCCCTGATCATCGTCGGCATGATACTGGTCTTCTCGTTGGAATTCGTGGCGGGCCTGGGCGGGTTGTTCGGCGCTTGGAAACTGTGGAGCCTGCGCGGCGCAACACCCGTCGAGTTCGAAGCCGGCAAAAAATGGGCAAAAATCGCTATGGGCAGCGCCGTTGTTGTCTGGTGGGGCCTGTTTCAGGGTGTAGCCATAGCTGGATATCAACTGTGGCAGATGCCGCTAGGGCAAGGACCGTTTGATGGTTCGTGGGTCTACGGCGGAATGGCGATGATGGTGCTGATATACCTAGGGCAGAAGGAAGGCTAA
- the ligA gene encoding NAD-dependent DNA ligase LigA: MGIDQSPPVDISEADAANELMRLAKAIAKHDRLYHAEDDPEISDQEYDALVRRNAELEAQFPHLVRDDSPSKKVGHAVGSSPLSKVTHEVRMMSLDNGFSAEEIHEWVARVRRFLSLPEDEPVAITAEDKIDGLSCSLRYESGKLVRAATRGDGQVGEDVTANVAHIADIPQDIDGDHVPDVFEVRGEVYMSKQDFAALNAAQEQAGGKLFANPRNAAAGSLRQKDASVTAKRPLRFWAYGWGAASEVPASTQHDMMRQIEAWGFPVSPFLKVTNTIEEMLAHYAELGRQRPDLPYEIDGVVYKVDRLDWQQRLGFVAKAPRWALAHKFPAEQAETTLEAIDIQVGRTGKLTPVGRLAPVMVGGVTVTNVTLHNRDEIERLGVRPGDRVVVQRAGDVIPQVVRNLTPEVEREPYLFPDTCPECGSEAVAEEGEVDVRCTGGLICPAQRTERLKHFVSRKALDIDGLGEKTIDQFFGLGWLESPADIFSLSDRKEAILALEGWQDKSVDNLLASVESKREPDAARLLFGLGIRHVGEVTARDLLKNFETLPALREAAEQARSGDEDALAEITSIDGVGGAVVEALGDFFHEPHNVEVWEDLLSLVRPPPYVVETLDSPVAGKTVVFTGKLETMSRDEAKAQAERLGAKAAGSVSAKTDILVAGPGAGSKLKKAQELGIKVIDEAGWADIVKEAG, from the coding sequence ATGGGAATCGATCAATCTCCGCCTGTGGACATCAGCGAGGCAGACGCTGCGAATGAGCTGATGCGACTGGCGAAAGCCATCGCGAAGCATGACCGGCTCTATCATGCTGAGGATGATCCGGAGATCAGCGATCAGGAATATGACGCGCTGGTTCGGCGCAATGCCGAGCTGGAGGCGCAATTCCCGCATCTGGTGCGCGACGATTCTCCGTCCAAGAAAGTCGGCCATGCGGTTGGGTCCTCTCCGCTGAGCAAGGTGACGCATGAGGTTCGGATGATGAGCCTCGACAATGGATTCTCCGCCGAAGAAATCCATGAATGGGTTGCGCGGGTGCGGCGCTTCTTGTCTCTGCCTGAAGATGAGCCGGTCGCGATCACGGCTGAAGACAAGATTGACGGGCTGTCGTGTTCGCTGCGTTACGAATCGGGCAAGCTCGTGAGGGCGGCAACGCGCGGAGACGGGCAGGTTGGGGAAGATGTGACCGCGAATGTCGCGCATATCGCCGATATTCCTCAAGACATCGATGGCGACCATGTGCCCGATGTTTTCGAAGTGCGCGGCGAAGTTTACATGTCGAAACAGGACTTTGCTGCGCTCAATGCTGCGCAAGAGCAGGCTGGCGGGAAACTGTTCGCGAACCCCCGCAATGCCGCCGCTGGCTCGCTGCGGCAAAAGGATGCGAGCGTAACAGCGAAGCGGCCCTTGCGCTTCTGGGCCTATGGCTGGGGCGCAGCGAGCGAGGTGCCCGCCAGCACACAGCACGATATGATGCGCCAGATCGAGGCGTGGGGCTTTCCCGTCTCTCCCTTTCTCAAGGTGACGAATACTATCGAGGAAATGTTGGCGCATTATGCAGAACTAGGTCGGCAGAGGCCGGACTTGCCCTACGAGATCGACGGTGTCGTCTACAAGGTTGACCGGCTCGATTGGCAGCAGCGGCTGGGCTTTGTCGCAAAGGCACCGCGTTGGGCGCTTGCGCACAAATTCCCTGCTGAACAGGCTGAGACGACGCTGGAGGCGATTGATATTCAGGTAGGACGTACAGGCAAACTGACCCCGGTCGGGCGGCTTGCGCCGGTGATGGTTGGCGGGGTGACTGTCACCAATGTGACGCTGCACAATCGCGACGAGATCGAACGGCTTGGCGTGCGGCCGGGGGACCGTGTGGTCGTGCAGCGGGCAGGCGATGTGATCCCGCAGGTTGTGCGAAATCTGACGCCTGAGGTTGAGCGAGAGCCTTATCTTTTCCCCGATACATGCCCCGAATGCGGCAGTGAGGCGGTAGCCGAAGAGGGCGAAGTCGATGTGCGGTGCACTGGTGGGCTCATTTGTCCGGCCCAGCGGACCGAGCGGCTGAAGCATTTTGTTAGCCGCAAAGCGCTCGACATCGATGGGTTGGGTGAAAAGACAATCGACCAATTCTTTGGGCTTGGCTGGCTTGAGAGTCCAGCTGATATATTCAGCCTAAGCGACAGAAAAGAAGCGATTTTGGCGCTGGAAGGGTGGCAGGACAAGTCTGTGGACAATCTGTTGGCATCTGTGGAAAGCAAGCGCGAGCCCGATGCTGCCAGATTGCTGTTCGGGCTGGGTATCCGTCATGTCGGCGAAGTCACTGCGCGCGATCTGCTGAAGAATTTTGAGACTTTGCCCGCGCTGCGCGAGGCAGCAGAGCAGGCGCGCTCCGGCGATGAGGACGCGCTCGCTGAAATCACTTCGATTGATGGTGTCGGCGGCGCGGTGGTCGAAGCACTGGGCGATTTCTTCCACGAGCCGCACAATGTCGAGGTGTGGGAAGATCTGCTGAGCCTGGTCAGACCGCCGCCCTATGTCGTCGAAACGCTCGACAGCCCGGTCGCGGGTAAGACTGTGGTGTTCACCGGCAAGCTGGAAACCATGAGCCGCGATGAAGCCAAGGCTCAGGCCGAACGTCTCGGTGCGAAAGCCGCGGGCAGCGTTAGCGCAAAGACTGATATACTGGTCGCAGGACCGGGCGCGGGCAGCAAACTCAAGAAGGCGCAGGAACTTGGCATCAAGGTTATCGATGAGGCTGGTTGGGCAGACATTGTGAAGGAAGCGGGATGA
- a CDS encoding CinA family protein — MSLLTELHPQAARIAAQLRARGEKIAIADGATGGLIAASLLTIPGALDFFVGGGVVYSLRAREILFDQPRDAYKGMRGASEDYALLQARSIRDNFQAEWGIAESGSVGGSSHPTGAPAGQSVAAIAGPDGFLFSKLTQTGSDDRIANMEAFTRAALSALEEALGSKS, encoded by the coding sequence TTGAGCCTTCTCACCGAACTGCACCCGCAAGCGGCGCGAATTGCGGCACAACTGCGGGCGCGAGGGGAAAAGATTGCAATCGCTGATGGTGCAACCGGCGGCCTGATCGCGGCCAGCCTTCTCACAATACCGGGCGCGCTCGATTTCTTCGTCGGGGGCGGGGTGGTCTATTCGCTGCGGGCGCGTGAGATACTATTTGACCAGCCCCGTGACGCATACAAAGGCATGCGTGGCGCCAGCGAGGATTATGCGCTGTTACAGGCGCGCTCAATCCGAGATAATTTTCAGGCCGAATGGGGTATAGCGGAGAGCGGATCAGTTGGCGGCTCATCTCACCCCACTGGCGCGCCTGCCGGACAAAGCGTTGCAGCCATCGCGGGACCTGACGGCTTCCTGTTCTCCAAACTGACGCAAACGGGCAGCGATGATCGAATTGCCAATATGGAGGCATTCACGCGGGCGGCACTAAGTGCGCTTGAGGAGGCCCTTGGCAGCAAGTCCTAG